One genomic region from Campylobacter sp. RM5004 encodes:
- a CDS encoding OmpA family protein: MKKMSLVLSAAAVLAVSANASSINFEGLEISPIATYNVPEGNLDLMNKFGYGLRIGYMYGSVGTEIGYEHQKGEYKSINNSGHKPVGIDRGYLNLILPVKVGDTNFDFYGLLGVGYENFSENLYDNKNGMFGHYGVGLKYKIYKSFGLRAEVRDQIKFRHADHHLISTLGVIFNFDGKKEEVVPTPAPAVEVKPEPVVEVKPEPKPQPKPKACYDLEMVKVNFGFDKSNVTANYIPEINRLAKLIKEEPAYFANITGYTDSIGATAYNKKLSEKRARAVKAELVKAGVSEDRINPTWAGEQNAIGDNKTKEGRAANRRVELKIICQ; the protein is encoded by the coding sequence ATGAAAAAGATGAGTTTAGTTTTAAGTGCAGCTGCAGTGTTAGCTGTAAGTGCAAACGCAAGTAGTATTAATTTTGAAGGCTTAGAAATAAGCCCTATCGCTACATACAATGTACCAGAAGGAAATCTTGACCTTATGAATAAATTTGGTTATGGATTAAGAATTGGTTATATGTATGGTTCAGTAGGAACTGAAATTGGTTACGAGCACCAAAAAGGTGAATACAAAAGTATCAATAATTCAGGCCACAAACCAGTAGGTATTGATAGAGGATACTTAAACTTAATATTACCAGTTAAAGTTGGTGATACTAACTTTGATTTCTATGGTTTATTAGGTGTTGGTTATGAGAACTTTAGCGAAAATCTATATGACAATAAAAACGGAATGTTTGGTCATTATGGTGTTGGTTTAAAATACAAAATTTATAAGAGCTTTGGTTTAAGAGCAGAAGTTCGCGACCAAATCAAATTCCGCCACGCAGATCACCACTTAATTAGCACATTAGGTGTAATCTTCAATTTTGATGGTAAAAAAGAAGAAGTAGTTCCAACTCCAGCTCCAGCAGTTGAAGTTAAACCTGAGCCAGTAGTTGAAGTTAAACCTGAGCCAAAACCACAACCAAAACCAAAAGCTTGCTATGACCTTGAAATGGTAAAAGTTAATTTTGGTTTTGATAAGAGCAATGTAACTGCTAATTACATTCCAGAAATTAATCGCTTAGCGAAATTAATTAAAGAAGAACCTGCATATTTTGCAAACATTACAGGATATACAGATTCAATCGGTGCAACAGCTTATAACAAAAAATTATCAGAAAAAAGAGCAAGAGCTGTTAAAGCTGAATTAGTTAAAGCTGGTGTTAGCGAAGATAGAATCAACCCAACATGGGCTGGTGAGCAAAACGCAATCGGCGATAATAAAACTAAAGAAGGCCGTGCAGCAAACCGCAGAGTTGAATTAAAAATCATCTGCCAATAA